A region of Anopheles merus strain MAF chromosome 2R, AmerM5.1, whole genome shotgun sequence DNA encodes the following proteins:
- the LOC121590349 gene encoding KH domain-containing, RNA-binding, signal transduction-associated protein 3-like — MADQEMNGYNDEASDFKRKSNTSLREMDAEDDSEEANTQTEKVQEYVRSILNERIALDRKYPIADRLLEQEVETAQRNGKPPTRRYIDIYREKPIKVQVKVIVPVKEHPKFNFVGKLLGPKGNSLKRLQEETMCKMAILGRGSMKDRKKEEELRLAMDPKYAHLNDDLHVEINALGPPAEAHARIAYALAEVRKFLIPDSNDFIRQEQLREMLEDPECDFPVKKGYRKTMPSHANAAHDDPAPRSPVPASSRTHPPQRKIYSILDKARAALEDSHMPRSTNLRYEDSRYDREHYESSYDYHPTPPPPRSKYDSNHYDDEYRRDYCRESSSYSAPSKPSTTSMSDRSWKPASYSGSSSREQIDLKHHAARDPRSSYRHTPYARQSK, encoded by the exons ATGGCAGACCAGGAAATGAATGGCTACAACGATGAGGCCAGCGATTTTAAGCGCAAAAGTAACACCAGTCTGCGCGAAATGGACGCGGAGGATGACTCGGAGGAAGCGAACACGCAAACGGAAAAGGTACAGGAGTACGTCAGAAGCATACTGAATGAACGGATAGCACTGGATCGCAAATATCCCATCGCCGATCGGCTGCTAGAACAGG AAGTAGAAACGGCACAGCGGAATGGTAAACCACCCACCAGACGCTACATCGACATTTACCGGGAGAAGCCCATCAAAGTGCAAGTGAAGGTAATCGTGCCTGTTAAGGAGCATCCAAAGTTTAACTTCGTCGGCAAACTGCTCGGACCAAAGGGCAATTCGCTAAAGCGCCTTCAGGAAGAAACCATGTGCAAAATGGCCATATTGGGCCGTGGCTCGATGAAGGATCGTAAAAAAGAGGAAGAGCTTCGGTTAGCGATGGATCCAAAGTATGCCCATCTCAACGATGATCTGCACGTGGAAATCAATGCCCTTGGGCCACCGGCGGAAGCGCATGCCCGCATTGCATACGCACTGGCCGAGGTACGGAAGTTCCTCATCCCGGACAGTAACGATTTCATCCGACAGGAACAGTTGCGGGAAATGCTGGAAGATCCGGAATGTGATTTTCcggttaagaaagggtaccgaAAAACGATGCCATCGCACGCGAATGCAGCACACGATGACCCAGCGCCCAGATCACCGGTACCCGCCTCGTCACGGACGCATCCTCCGCAAAGAAAGATCTATTCGATTCTGGACAAAGCGCGTGCCGCGCTGGAGGACTCACATATGCCACG CTCTACAAATTTAAGATACGAGGATTCGCGATATGACCGTGAACATTACGAATCCTCGTACGACTACCATCCAACACCTCCACCGCCTCGATCGAAATACGATAGTAACCATTACGACGATGAATATCGGCGGGATTATTGCCGCGAATCCAGCTCATACTCTG CTCCTTCCAAACCAAGCACCACATCGATGAGCGATCGATCGTGGAAACCGGCCTCGTACAGTGGAAGTTCGTCGCGTGAGCAAATCGATCTGAAGCATCATGCCGCTCGGGATCCTCGTTCTTCCTATCGCCATACACCGTACGCGCGCCAATCGAAGTAA
- the LOC121590351 gene encoding sugar transporter SWEET1-like produces MEAISEALQPYKEQVGMAAGILTVGQMFSGCFVCNDIRKKGTTDGFSAMPFVGGCGLTVLFLQHGMLMNDSAMTNANLVGLTISLAYAIFFLLYTPPTGRSSYWRQVGGTALFTITLLGYVKVENPSVVEDRFGMIITVLMLALIGQPLFGLPDIIRRKSTEGLPFAMILSGTIVGLSWLLYGVILNNVFVVCQNLAAVTLSGIQLALFAIYPSKAAPPSKKRE; encoded by the exons ATGGAGGCCATATCGGAGGCGCTGCAGCCGTACAAGGAACAGGTGGGCATGGCGGCCGGCATCCTCACGGTGGGACAAATGTTTAGCGGATGCTTCGTGTGCAACGACATCCGGAAGAAGGGCACTACGGACGGCTTCTCAGCGATGCCGTTCGTCGGTGGTTGCGGACT CACTGTGCTCTTCCTGCAACACGGCATGCTGATGAACGATTCCGCCATGACCAATGCGAATCTGGTCGGTCTGACGATCAGCCTGGCCTATGCCATATTTTTCCTACTCTACACACCGCCCACCGGGCGGTCCAGCTACTGGCGACAGGTCGGCGGAACGGCACTGTTCACGATCACCCTGCTGGGGTACGTCAAGGTGGAGAACCCGTCCGTGGTGGAGGATCGCTTCGGCATGATCATTACCGTGCTGATGCTGGCCCTGATCGGGCAGCCTTTGTTCGGCCTGCCGGACATCATACGCCGCAAGAGCACGGAGGGCCTCCCGTTCGCCATGATCCTGTCCGGTACGATCGTTGGGCTGAGCTGGCTGCTGTACGGTGTGATTTTGAACAATGTGTTCGTGGTG TGCCAGAACCTGGCTGCCGTTACGCTGAGCGGCATTCAATTGGCATTGTTTGCGATCTACCCTTCGAAGGCAGCCCCGCCGAGCAAGAAGCGCGAATGA
- the LOC121590350 gene encoding sugar transporter SWEET1-like, with amino-acid sequence MFNTSLLASLEAHRERIGQAAGLLTVAQYLAGWFICSDIRRRGTTAGVSPLRFIGGCGLSILQLQYSEKLHAPALIWTSIFTLTFSLLYSLWFWWYTPPSGRAALYRLTAAVATVTAGLYAYGAQGDGPDVMYRLGMVLTVLALAFIALPLAQLRSIIRAKSSAGLPLPAILASTGATVLWLLYGLLINNTFIVVQKIIAMGLCTVQLSLFIIYPASTSSDGEKKKQR; translated from the exons ATGTTTAATACATCACTACTGGCCAGTCTAGAGGCGCACCGGGAACGGATCGGTCAGGCAGCGGGGCTACTGACGGTCGCCCAGTACCTGGCGGGATGGTTTATTTGTAGCGACATTAGGCGCCGCGGCACAACAGCCGGCGTTTCACCGCTTCGTTTCATCGGTGGCTGTGGACT CTCCATCCTTCAGCTGCAGTACTCCGAGAAGCTTCACGCACCGGCACTCATCTGGACCAGCATTTTCACGCTGACCTTTTCGCTGCTTTACTCACTGTGGTTCTGGTGGTACACGCCACCGAGCGGGCGAGCTGCGCTCTACCGGCTGACGGCGGCTGTGGCGACTGTTACAGCTGGTCTGTACGCATATGGCGCCCAGGGAGATGGTCCCGACGTGATGTACCGGCTGGGCATGGTACTGACCGTGCTGGCACTCGCTTTCATCGCCCTACCGCTGGCTCAGTTG CGTTCGATTATTCGCGCCAAAAGCAGCGCCGGGCTGCCCCTGCCTGCGATACTCGCTTCCACCGGTGCAACCGTGCTGTGGCTTTTGTACGGACTGCTCATCAACAACACGTTCATAGTG GTTCAAAAAATCATAGCGATGGGTCTGTGCACGGTTCAGCTATCGTTGTTTATCATTTATCCAGCATCCACGAGCAGTGATGGtgagaagaaaaagcaaagaTAA